The genomic DNA ACGTGAGCATCCCGCTTTCCAAAATATCCACGGACATCTGGGAGGAGTCCACCAGCGGAGCCTTCGAGCAGATGTACCTTCATGCCGCCCAACCTGCGTTGGTGCTGGTGGTGCGGTTGTTGAACTACCTGGCTCAGCAAACCGTGGTTGCGCTGCCGTTGTTCCTGGGCATGGCGCTGCTGTTTGGCTTTTCTCTGACTGACCTCTTCACCTACAACTGGGGAGGAATGCTCCTCACCCTGGGGGTTAGTCTGGCTGGATTCGTCGGGCTGGGGTTGGCTATGGGTGGAATTCTGCTCATATACCGGAACGCCATCGGCTATGCCAACGCCCTGGAGTACCTGCTGCTCTTTTTGAGTGGCGCGGTGGTGCCGCTTAGTCAGCTTCCCGCCTTCATCCAACCCCTGGCCTGGGGGCTGCCCTTGTCGCTGGGCATAGAGACCATTCGGCGATTGGAAAACGGAGGCCAGTGGGAGCTGACCCTGATGGCGCTGGTGGTGCAGTCTGTGTTCATGCTGGTCTTTGGCCTGGCCCTGTTTAACCACTGCCTGCGTCGCGCTTTGCGGCGGGGTTTTGCCATGAGCCGGTGATATGCGGAGGATGCTCCTGGGGGCGCGCTAGCACGCCCCCTGGGGTATTTTGCGCTCAGTCTGTCCGGTATAGTGACGGCATGGATGCTTTGCACAATGCTCCTGAGCCGCGCTACCGGGAAAAGGTTCGAACCGTTGCGGCCACCTTGCGCGAGCTCGAGGGCCCCATCATCATCGTTTCGCATGTGGATCCCGACGGCGATGCCGTGGGCTCTTCTTTGGGCCTATTCCGCGCCCTGAAGGCGCTGGACAAAAAGGTCACCTGGATTGCCGACCCTCCGCGCTTCCTGCGTTTTCTGGTTCGGGAAGACGAGTACAGCGACCCCGTGGATCATCTGCCGGAGGGGGCCACCCTGGTGGTGCTGGACTCGGCCGAACCAAGCCGCGTTGCGGGGGCGCCGGTGGAGGGGTTTGTCATCAACATTGACCACCACGGCACCAATCCGCGCTTTGGCTACCTTTCGCTGGTGGACCCTTCCAAAGCGGCCACGGCCCAGATCGTCAAAGACTTGATTGACGCGCTGGGGGTAAGCTGGACGCCCGAAATTGCCACCCCGGTGCTGACCGGCCTGATTACCGACACCGGCAACTTCCGTTTTGCCAACACCACCCCGGAGGTGCTGCACACGGCTGCCGAGCTGGTGGGGCACGGGGTGAAGCTGGCCGAACTGACCGACCGCTTACAGTGGCGTCCGGT from Meiothermus cerbereus DSM 11376 includes the following:
- a CDS encoding ABC transporter permease; this translates as MWRAEWLRFWAELKFYRQMWIGNLINQVLITAGFFWVVSLLSQATLSGLLALFFWQYVSIPLSKISTDIWEESTSGAFEQMYLHAAQPALVLVVRLLNYLAQQTVVALPLFLGMALLFGFSLTDLFTYNWGGMLLTLGVSLAGFVGLGLAMGGILLIYRNAIGYANALEYLLLFLSGAVVPLSQLPAFIQPLAWGLPLSLGIETIRRLENGGQWELTLMALVVQSVFMLVFGLALFNHCLRRALRRGFAMSR
- a CDS encoding DHH family phosphoesterase; protein product: MDALHNAPEPRYREKVRTVAATLRELEGPIIIVSHVDPDGDAVGSSLGLFRALKALDKKVTWIADPPRFLRFLVREDEYSDPVDHLPEGATLVVLDSAEPSRVAGAPVEGFVINIDHHGTNPRFGYLSLVDPSKAATAQIVKDLIDALGVSWTPEIATPVLTGLITDTGNFRFANTTPEVLHTAAELVGHGVKLAELTDRLQWRPVGYFKAMGAVLSTVGFHFGGLLVTAHMPSGVSVEDSDDFVGIIRYAEGSQIAVFLREREEGVKLSIRSRGGVSAQAVAVRLGGGGHVPAAGATLRGVTLEEAYRQVLAAVEEELKRVGYI